In Accipiter gentilis chromosome 18, bAccGen1.1, whole genome shotgun sequence, the following are encoded in one genomic region:
- the PTN gene encoding pleiotrophin isoform X2 produces MQQQQRRMFTAALLALVFILAAVSTTEAGKKEKPEKKAKKSDCGEWQWSVCVPTSGDCGLGTREGTRTGAECKQTTKTQKCKIPCNWKKQFGECKYQFQAWGECDLNTALKTRTGNLKRALHNADCQKTVTISKPCGKLTKPKPQESKKKKKEGKKQEKMLD; encoded by the exons ATGCAACAACAGCAACGTCGAATGTTCACAGCTGCCCTCCTGGCACTTGTTTTCATTCTGGCAGCTGTGAGTACCACCGAGGCTGGCAAAAAAGAGAAACCAG AGAAAAAGGCGAAGAAGTCTGACTGTGGGGAATGGCAGTGGAGTGTCTGCGTGCCCACCAGTGGTGACTGTGGCCTGGGGACGCGTGAGGGCACTCGCACTGGAGCTGAGTGCAAACAAACCACCAAGACTCAGAAGTGTAagattccctgcaactggaagaaGCAATTTGGAG AGTGCAAATACCAGTTCCAGGCCTGGGGAGAATGTGACTTGAATACTGCCTTGAAGACTCGAACCGGGAACCTAAAGAGAGCCCTTCATAATGCTGACTGCCAGAAGACTGTCACAATCTCAAAGCCCTGTGGGAAGCTTACCAAACCCAAACCTCAAG AatccaagaagaagaaaaaggaaggcaagAAACAAGAGAAGATGCTGGACTAA
- the PTN gene encoding pleiotrophin isoform X1, with amino-acid sequence MQQQQRRMFTAALLALVFILAAVSTTEAGKKEKPEKKAKKSDCGEWQWSVCVPTSGDCGLGTREGTRTGAECKQTTKTQKCKIPCNWKKQFGAECKYQFQAWGECDLNTALKTRTGNLKRALHNADCQKTVTISKPCGKLTKPKPQESKKKKKEGKKQEKMLD; translated from the exons ATGCAACAACAGCAACGTCGAATGTTCACAGCTGCCCTCCTGGCACTTGTTTTCATTCTGGCAGCTGTGAGTACCACCGAGGCTGGCAAAAAAGAGAAACCAG AGAAAAAGGCGAAGAAGTCTGACTGTGGGGAATGGCAGTGGAGTGTCTGCGTGCCCACCAGTGGTGACTGTGGCCTGGGGACGCGTGAGGGCACTCGCACTGGAGCTGAGTGCAAACAAACCACCAAGACTCAGAAGTGTAagattccctgcaactggaagaaGCAATTTGGAG CAGAGTGCAAATACCAGTTCCAGGCCTGGGGAGAATGTGACTTGAATACTGCCTTGAAGACTCGAACCGGGAACCTAAAGAGAGCCCTTCATAATGCTGACTGCCAGAAGACTGTCACAATCTCAAAGCCCTGTGGGAAGCTTACCAAACCCAAACCTCAAG AatccaagaagaagaaaaaggaaggcaagAAACAAGAGAAGATGCTGGACTAA